In the genome of Phycodurus eques isolate BA_2022a chromosome 11, UOR_Pequ_1.1, whole genome shotgun sequence, the window cacacacacacacacacacacgcgcgcgcgcgcgcgcgcgctagCTGCTCACGTGATCACACTCGCCTTCCGCGCCCGCCCGCATGTGCGCTCACCTTGCGGCGTGCGCGCTCCCCGGTCACGCGCCTCCCCGGCCACGCGCGCCAAGGCGTGCCGCAGCGCCTGGGCTGAGGGGCTGGGCGTCTGCGTGGAGGCGACGGCGCGCGGCGACAGAGGCGAGCCCGGCAGCGAGTCGCCCGCGCCGGAGAAGTatccgctggacgagcgccgatACGGGAAGTGGAAGACGGTTCTGGTCTCGAAGACGCCGCGGCGCTCCGGAGAGAGGAGGGGGGCGACGCTGCTCCGGCGGCGGGGAGGCGAGCGCGGCGCGCCCCCTCCGGCTGCTCCTCCTCCGCTCCCCTCGGCGCCGGAGCCCCGCTGCTCTCCGCGGCTCTCGCTGGGCTCCGGCCACGGACGTCCTGCGCTCGCCTGTGTGCTCACTGCGGTTCCATGGGCTCTGCGTACGGGGAGGGggatgttggggggggggcgaacACAACGGCACCGTCAACCCGTGCGTCGCCAGAACCGAACCGctgcgcttttttttttgttttctttctcctcAATCTGATTACTTTCACCGCCGAATGGAAATTGAGCGTATCAGCCGTCGCCGTGCAGAATTCCAGCTGGGAAGCTCTACCGCATTCGAACCGGCGCCGGTGCAATGTTTAAAAAGCTCTTTGGTCTGGTTTGGTTGGGTTTCCTCCTGTGGGATTTTGTCGAGACTCGCACGTGAAAAGGAAGCAAACTTTCAAAACTGCGTCACATGCCAACACGAtcacggaaaaaaaacaacaacttttatgACAGCACCTCACCGGGAACCCGTTGACTCTCTTTAAGTCGGTTCTTTGACATGGTTGAGGCTAgaaccaaacaacaacaaaggtccAACAGATAAcattattgatatatttatgtattagtCAGAAGGGGGAAAAACGCATCTCTTCCTGTTTGTCCAGACTGAAGCGATACCCTCGGCGCGCATTAAACGCAATTCATTTCTTATTTTACGATGATTTATTTGGAGGACTTTTCTCGCaacaaagccaaatttgcgccGGCAAAACAGCGCCTTTGCGCAATAATAACAGCGGACAGACGTGACATTTGCCCGGTGACGGCATGCGTCAACATTcaagttgttgttattgttattagtttATTGACGCtacattact includes:
- the LOC133409530 gene encoding uncharacterized protein LOC133409530 isoform X1, which gives rise to MRRAHGTAVSTQASAGRPWPEPSESRGEQRGSGAEGSGGGAAGGGAPRSPPRRRSSVAPLLSPERRGVFETRTVFHFPYRRSSSGYFSGAGDSLPGSPLSPRAVASTQTPSPSAQALRHALARVAGEARDRGARTPQGSSARPSSVRPGDAAGAMQAVEIGQSLRHIGDDYNDYILRGAERRGAAVHQNQLLVLHIHQDPAFLICMGVLFFVIVWYFGGDPDGQPDHPQAAYPLGPDMPSVLAHPTTFSRNPLKNV
- the LOC133409530 gene encoding uncharacterized protein LOC133409530 isoform X2 — protein: MRRAHGTAVSTQASAGRPWPEPSESRGEQRGSGAEGSGGGAAGGGAPRSPPRRRSSVAPLLSPERRGVFETRTVFHFPYRRSSSGYFSGAGDSLPGSPLSPRAVASTQTPSPSAQALRHALARVAGEARDRGARTPQGSSARPSSVRPGDAAGAMQAVEIGQSLRHIGDDYNDYILRGAERRGAAVHQNQLLVLHIHQDPAFLICMGVLFFVIVWYFGGDPDGQPDHPQGIVPLKTF